GTCCGCACGCGCTTGAGGATGGCGACCGGCGGGCCGTCCGGGTCGTCCTTGCGGTACAGCGGGTACTCCACCCCCTCGCGCGTCCCGCCGCCCTGCCCCACGGGCGGGATGTGGGTGATCTTGTGCTCCAGGAGGATCGGCTCCTTGTTGAACACGGTGATCCCGGCGTCCGCCAGCTCGAACTGCATGTAGCCGAGCATGGCGCACAGCTTGGGGGAGTCCGCGAAGGCGTACGCCGTGCCCGCCCGCACCTGCCCGCCGGACTGCCCCATCTCTTCGTTGGTGCTGGCGCGGATCCGGCCGAACTTCGCGCTCGTGCCCGACACGTTCAGCTCGCGCATGAAGATGTTCACCGAGGCCCCGCTCCAGTCGGCCGAGGTGGGGTTCTCGCGCTCGATCACGTAGTAGCCGCGGAACTCGACGGTGTCCTCGCCGTGGCCCATCACCTCGATGGTGTCCCAGGTGGCGAAGTTCAGGCGGTCCAGCCCTCCCGCCGCCATCCGGAAGACGCGGAGCTCCGACACGCTCTTGGGGCTCGGGGGGAGAGGCGACCCGTCGGCCGCACGTGCCTCCTGCGCGCCCTCGGGACGCAGGACGAGGTCCGAGAAGTCGTGCACTCTGGTTGCCATGGTGACGCTCCTTTCCGGGGTGTTTCCGACTGCGTGGGCGACGAACGGCCTCTGCCGGCCGTCCCCCTGTACCATGCGGCTTCCCGGGCCGGTCTTCCTCTCCTTTCTTGCTCTCTGCCTCGCCGTTCCGGCTCGCGGCGCGCCCGCTCAGGGCGAGCGGCCCTCCACCACGCTTTTCAGGCCGGAGACGGTGTGCTGCCAGGCGCCGTGGATGCTGTCCGCGCCGGGGCTGGACCAGTCGAACCCCTTGTGCGTGAGGGTGAGCCGGCTCCCGCTCCCGCTGGGCTCGACGGCCCAGGTGACGGTGGAGGGAGGCGTGCCGGCGACCTCAGGGGCCCAGGTGGGGCGGAAGGTGGTCGTCAGCCGGCGCGGCGGGTCGAACTCCAGCACCTCTCCCTCCAGGTCCACCCCGCCCTCCGGGTTGCGGTAGCGGACGGGCGAGCCCCGGGTCCAGTCGGACTCCACCCGGGTGTTGAAGTAGTACTGCTGGGTCAGCTCGGGGTCGGTGAGGGCCCGCCACACCTCCTCCGGCGGAGCGTCGACCTGGACGTCGTAGGACCTCGGCTCGTTCTGGCTCATCGTCACCTCCGTTCTGGGGCTGCGCCGATCGATGGGAAGACACGGGCGGGAAGCGCCGCGCTCGAAAGGTCACGCGGCACCCCGGCGGCGTCTTCTCCCGGATTGCTCACCTGCGCCGCGCGCCTACGCCGGGACGGGGGCGCGTCCGCGCGCCAGCCGCTCCTCCAGCAGGCAGGGGAGCGCCGGCAGGAGGGGTGGGTCGGTGGGCTCCCCGGGACGGAGGGTGAGCGCCGCGACCCGGATTGCTCCCCCGCTCGCCACCACGCGCCCCCCGCTCGCGCGGAGCGCTCCCGCGCACACGACCGCGTCCACCAGGCCGTCGGCCCGGGCGAGCCCCGCGGCGAACAGGTGGTAGCGCCCGTCGGGGACGGGGGGGAGAAAGGCGGTCCCGGGGCCGTCCAGCACGGCGCAGGCGGCGGGGCGGCCCCGGGGGATCGCTTCCCGGAAGAGCCCCACGAACACCGGGCCCGCGAAGTCGGCGGGCGCGCGCACCTGGACGGCGCTCCGGGCTGCGGGCGCGGTAATGCCGCCCTCGACGAGGTCCGGGAGGGAGCGGAGGACGCACTCCAGGGCGCCCTCGTCCATCCGCCGCAGCCGGCGCGGCGACACCCCCACCAGGGCGGTGAACAGGGTGGTGAAGGTACCCACGCTGTTGTAGCCGACCTCGAAGCAGACGGAGGCCACGGAGAAGGGCGTGGTGAGGAGGAGCCGCTTCGCCGCCTCCAGCCGGACGGCTGCCAGGTACTGCACCGGGGACGCCCCGGTGACCCGCCGGAAGACGCGGCTGAAGTGGTACGGGCTCGAGTGCGCCACGCGCGCCATGTCGTCCAGGGAGAGCGGCTCCCCGAAGCGCTGGCGCATGGTCCGGATCACCCGCTGGACCGTCTCCCGGTGCGCGCGCACGGTCCTGGCCCGGGAGCCGGTGCCCACCGGGTGCTCCCGCTCCGCCAGCGCGGCGGCGCCAGACGGGCCGAACGGGGTCGTTCTCTGCTCGTAGCTCACGGACGTCCTCCTCTTCGGGGGCTGCCGGGGGTCAGGCGTACGGACGGAGCGCTTCCCGGAGCGCCTCGGGGACGGGGGCCGGCACCAGCGCGGCGCCTTCCCGGCGCATGCAGGCCACCTCCTGCTCGCCGCGGGCGGCCAGCGCCTCGCCCCCCGCCCCGCGGCGCCAGTACTCGAAGCGCATGCTCACGCGGTTCTGCGCGATGCCGCCCAGGCGCATCCGGATGGACAGCTCGTCGAACGCGGAGAGCTCGGCGAAGTACTCGCACGAGACCCGGGTGGTCACCAGCGCCAGCCCCTCCCGGAGCGCGTCCGCCACCTCCGGCGCGTGGTCGCGGAGGAACATCTCCCGGACGCGCCCCTGCCAGCGCACGTGGTTGGCGTAGTAGACGTTCCCCACCAGGTTGGTCTCCTCGAACCCCACCAC
The window above is part of the Longimicrobiaceae bacterium genome. Proteins encoded here:
- a CDS encoding DUF6073 family protein, with the translated sequence MATRVHDFSDLVLRPEGAQEARAADGSPLPPSPKSVSELRVFRMAAGGLDRLNFATWDTIEVMGHGEDTVEFRGYYVIERENPTSADWSGASVNIFMRELNVSGTSAKFGRIRASTNEEMGQSGGQVRAGTAYAFADSPKLCAMLGYMQFELADAGITVFNKEPILLEHKITHIPPVGQGGGTREGVEYPLYRKDDPDGPPVAILKRVRTHIGAWLE
- a CDS encoding SRPBCC family protein, with protein sequence MSQNEPRSYDVQVDAPPEEVWRALTDPELTQQYYFNTRVESDWTRGSPVRYRNPEGGVDLEGEVLEFDPPRRLTTTFRPTWAPEVAGTPPSTVTWAVEPSGSGSRLTLTHKGFDWSSPGADSIHGAWQHTVSGLKSVVEGRSP
- a CDS encoding AraC family transcriptional regulator, which gives rise to MSYEQRTTPFGPSGAAALAEREHPVGTGSRARTVRAHRETVQRVIRTMRQRFGEPLSLDDMARVAHSSPYHFSRVFRRVTGASPVQYLAAVRLEAAKRLLLTTPFSVASVCFEVGYNSVGTFTTLFTALVGVSPRRLRRMDEGALECVLRSLPDLVEGGITAPAARSAVQVRAPADFAGPVFVGLFREAIPRGRPAACAVLDGPGTAFLPPVPDGRYHLFAAGLARADGLVDAVVCAGALRASGGRVVASGGAIRVAALTLRPGEPTDPPLLPALPCLLEERLARGRAPVPA
- a CDS encoding acyl-CoA thioesterase, coding for MATRAEAAAVPVPALSGAPSPAYEYRHVVGFEETNLVGNVYYANHVRWQGRVREMFLRDHAPEVADALREGLALVTTRVSCEYFAELSAFDELSIRMRLGGIAQNRVSMRFEYWRRGAGGEALAARGEQEVACMRREGAALVPAPVPEALREALRPYA